In Chryseobacterium lactis, a single genomic region encodes these proteins:
- the rnhA gene encoding ribonuclease HI, whose translation MRIEIYTDGACSGNPGKGGYGILMRVPEKNYQKTFSKGFRKTTNNRMELLAVITALEKLKSTENDIHVYTDSKYVADAVNQNWISGWIKRSWKNVKNPDLWKRFIELYNTHTPKMHWVKGHAGHFENELCDKLAVAAANSPDLEIDSYFEGLDSNSLF comes from the coding sequence TTGAGAATCGAAATCTATACCGATGGAGCATGCAGCGGAAACCCCGGAAAAGGCGGATATGGCATCCTCATGCGCGTACCTGAAAAAAACTATCAGAAAACATTTTCCAAAGGCTTCCGAAAAACCACCAACAACAGGATGGAACTTCTAGCCGTCATTACGGCGTTGGAAAAACTGAAGTCTACAGAAAATGATATTCATGTTTATACAGACAGTAAATATGTAGCAGATGCCGTTAATCAAAACTGGATTTCAGGCTGGATTAAAAGAAGCTGGAAAAATGTAAAAAATCCTGATCTGTGGAAGAGATTTATTGAGCTTTATAATACGCATACACCCAAAATGCATTGGGTAAAAGGGCATGCCGGCCATTTCGAAAATGAACTTTGCGATAAACTGGCAGTGGCTGCAGCCAACTCTCCCGATTTGGAAATTGACAGCTATTTTGAGGGACTCGATAGCAATTCCTTATTTTGA